The nucleotide sequence GGCGTTGCAGCACCGCCAGCACCATCGCCAGCCGGGCGCTGTCCAGCCCGGAGACCGTCCGCCGGGGCGAACCGGCCACCGTGGCCCCGATCAGCGCCTGGACCTCGGTGACCAGCGCCCGCCGGCCCTCCATCGCCACCGTCACGCAGGTGCCGGGGACCGGGTCGGCGGACCGGGTCAGGAAGAGCCCGGACGGGTCGGCCAGGCTGCTGATGCCACCCTCGTGCATCTCGAAGCAGCCGACCTCGTCGGCGGTGCCGAACCGGTTCTTCACGCCGCGCACCATCCGCAGCGAGGAGTGCTTGTCCCCCTCGAAGTGCAGCACCACGTCGACCAGGTGCTCCAGCACCCGGGGGCCGGCGACCTGGCCGTCCTTGGTGACGTGCCCGACGAGCACGGTCGCGATGCCCCGTTCCTTGGCGACCGCGACCAGGGCGGCGGTGACCGCCCGGACCTGGGTGACGCCACCCGGCACCCCCTCGGTGCCCGGGGTGGAGACCGTCTGCACCGAATCCAGCACCAGCAGCCCCGGCTGCACCGCGTCGAGGTGGCCGAGCACGGCCGAGAGGTCGTTCTCGGCCGCCAGGTAGAGCTGGTCGTGCAGGGTGCCCATCCGCTCGGCCCGCAGCCGGACCTGGCTCACCGACTCCTCGCCGCTGACCACCAGCGAGGGGCTGCCGGCGCCGGCAGCCCACTGTTGGGCGACGTCGAGCAGCAGGGTGGACTTGCCGACCCCGGGCTCACCGGCGAGCAGCACCACCGCGCCGGGGACCAGGCCGCCGCCGAGCACCCGGTCCAGCTCCGGCACGCCGGTGGGGCGGGCCCGGGCCGGAGCGGCGCTGATCGTGGCGATCGGCCGGGCCGGCTCGGCGGGCGCCCGGGAACTGACCACCCGGCCGGAGACGGTGGGACCGGTGAGCGTCGACTCGACGACCGCGCCCCACTCGCCGCACTCCGGGCACCGGCCGACCCACTTGGGCGGCTGGTGCCCGCAGGCGTCGCACTCGTAGGCGGGTCGGGGCTCACGGCTCGCGGCGCGACCGCGCCCGGCGGCGGGGCGGGACGTGGCTCGGCTGGTCGTCACCCCAGCACGCTAACCAATCCGTACGACGGAACCGGCGCGACCCGGCCGTCCGCCGTCCACTCCGACCGGGCGGATGTCCTACTCGTGTCCCTCGTCCTCGCCGACCACCGGGGTGCTGACCGGGGCCGGGGACTGCGGCACCGCCACCGGGGCGTTCACCGGTACCTGGGTGCCGCCGAAGTCGAAGATCAGCTCGATGTTGCCGCCCGGCGGCAGCGGCTCGGTCAGCCCGGAGAGCTGGAGCCAGTTGCCGACGGCCTTGTTCAGGATCACGAACCCGCCGGCCGGGATCGGGATCTCGGCCGGCAGCGCCGGTGCGGCCGGGGCCGACGGGGCCGACGGGGTCGCCCCGGCACCCTCGGTCGGGGCCGCCGACGGCGAACCGCCCGGCGACGGGCTGCCCGCGGTGGCCTCCGGGCTCGGGCTGCCTGCGGTGGCCTCCGGCGA is from Micromonospora sp. WMMD1102 and encodes:
- the radA gene encoding DNA repair protein RadA, yielding MTTSRATSRPAAGRGRAASREPRPAYECDACGHQPPKWVGRCPECGEWGAVVESTLTGPTVSGRVVSSRAPAEPARPIATISAAPARARPTGVPELDRVLGGGLVPGAVVLLAGEPGVGKSTLLLDVAQQWAAGAGSPSLVVSGEESVSQVRLRAERMGTLHDQLYLAAENDLSAVLGHLDAVQPGLLVLDSVQTVSTPGTEGVPGGVTQVRAVTAALVAVAKERGIATVLVGHVTKDGQVAGPRVLEHLVDVVLHFEGDKHSSLRMVRGVKNRFGTADEVGCFEMHEGGISSLADPSGLFLTRSADPVPGTCVTVAMEGRRALVTEVQALIGATVAGSPRRTVSGLDSARLAMVLAVLQRRTERLTLHDREVFAATVGGIRVVEPAADLAVALAVASGGLNLAIAPNLVAIGEVGLTGEVRRVAAVPRRLAEAARLGFRYALVPTGCGPGASGVTPENMRVMEVTDVRSALQSVARVSAE